One Solanum lycopersicum chromosome 2, SLM_r2.1 genomic region harbors:
- the LOC101264792 gene encoding cyclin-D3-3-like: MVSHLQVQNIEPQNPILNFDALLCKEDPLDEGDLGGGYHSDERNRNVKKISPFLECDMFWEDGEVETLLSKEKLNLFDCTSLVSDGVLLGLRKKSLEWMVTVIDHYGFNALTAVLAVNYFDRFMSRVGFQKGQPWMSQLVAVACLSIAAKVEEIQVPLLLGLQVSNPKYVFEAKTIKNIELLVLSTLKWKMNPVTPLSFIDHIIRRFQLMTNLHSEFNRKCENIILGIITDSRLLHFPPSVIATATLFYVINDIEPSNAVNYLNQLMAVLKVRKASIDECHDLILELMGTSGSKICQTNKRKCQSIPGTPDGVIDAYFSCESSNDSLVVASSVSSLPEPQYKRSRT; the protein is encoded by the exons ATGGTTTCACATTTACAAGTACAAAACATAGAGCCCCAAAATCCAATCTTGAATTTTGATGCCCTTCTATGTAAGGAAGATCCATTAGATGAGGGAGATTTGGGAGGAGGGTACCATTCAGATGAAAGAAATCGGAATGTGAAAAAGATTTCACCTTTCTTAGAATGTGACATGTTCTGGGAAGATGGTGAGGTTGAAACTCTGTTATCAAAGGAAAAACTGAATCTTTTTGATTGTACTAGTTTAGTTTCAGATGGGGTTTTGTTGGGGTTAAGAAAAAAGTCCTTGGAATGGATGGTGACTGTCATTGACCACTATGGTTTCAATGCTTTGACTGCTGTGTTAGCTGTCAACTATTTTGATAGATTTATGTCTCGAGTCGGTTTTCAGAAGGGTCAGCCATGGATGAGTCAGCTTGTCGCTGTTGCTTGTCTTTCCATTGCTGCTAAAGTAGAGGAGATTCAAGTGCCCCTTTTATTAGGCCTTCAA GTATCAAATCCAAAGTATGTGTTTGAGGCAAAGACTATAAAGAACATAGAACTTCTGGTGTTGTCCACCCTCAAATGGAAAATGAATCCAGTGACACCACTTTCATTTATAGACCATATCATCAGGAGATTTCAATTAATGACCAACCTACATTCGGAGTTCAACAGGAAATGTGAAAACATCATTCTTGGTATTATCACTG ATTCTAGGCTTCTGCATTTTCCCCCATCTGTAATTGCAACTGCAACATTGTTTTATGTCATCAATGATATTGAACCTAGCAATGCAGTCAATTACCTTAATCAACTTATGGCTGTTCTTAAAGTTAGAAAG GCCAGCATTGATGAATGTCATGATCTCATTCTAGAGCTAATGGGCACTTCTGGATCCAAAATCTGCCAAACCAACAAGAGGAAATGTCAATCTATTCCAGGCACTCCCGATGGCGTTATTGATGCATATTTTAGCTGTGAAAGCTCTAATGATTCGTTGGTTGTGGCATCATCAGTTTCATCCTTGCCAGAACCTCAGTATAAGAGAAGTAGAACATAG
- the LOC101263876 gene encoding cyclin-D3-2-like, giving the protein MVSHLQVQNIEPQNPILNFDALLCKEDPLDEGDLGGGYHSDERNWNVKKISPLLECDMFWEDGEVETLLSKEKLNLFDCTSLVSDGVLLGLRKKSLEWMLTVIDHYGFNALTAVLAVNYFDRFMSRVGFQKGQPWMSQLVAVACLSIAAKVEEIQVPLLLGLQVSNPKYVFEAKTIKNIELLVLSTLKWKMNPVTPLSFIDHIIRRFQLMTNLHSEFHRKCENIILGIITGEISI; this is encoded by the exons ATGGTTTCACATTTACAAGTACAAAACATAGAGCCCCAAAATCCAATCTTGAATTTTGATGCCCTTCTATGTAAGGAAGATCCATTAGATGAGGGAGATTTGGGAGGAGGGTACCATTCAGATGAAAGAAATTGGAATGTGAAAAAGATTTCACCTTTATTAGAATGTGACATGTTTTGGGAAGATGGTGAGGTTGAAACTCTGTTATCAAAggaaaaattgaatctttttgaTTGTACTAGTTTAGTTTCAGATGGGGTTTTGTTGGGGTTAAGAAAAAAGTCCTTGGAATGGATGTTGACTGTCATTGACCACTATGGTTTCAATGCTTTGACTGCTGTGTTAGCTGTCAACTATTTTGATAGATTTATGTCTCGAGTCGGTTTTCAGAAGGGTCAGCCATGGATGAGTCAGCTTGTTGCGGTTGCTTGTCTTTCCATTGCTGCTAAAGTAGAGGAGATTCAAGTGCCCCTTTTATTAGGCCTTCAA GTATCAAATCCAAAGTATGTGTTTGAGGCAAAGACTATAAAGAACATAGAACTTCTGGTGTTGTCCACCCTCAAATGGAAAATGAATCCAGTGACACCACTTTCATTTATAGACCATATCATCAGGAGATTTCAATTAATGACCAACCTACATTCGGAGTTCCACAGGAAATGTGAAAACATCATTCTTGGTATTATCACTGGTGAGATATCTATCTGA